The segment tacatatatgaattattcaaattaattaccgaaaaaacatagatttaaagctacagcaaaaactttatactaaagtatattatattatatatttactgtgtagatctactcatcgggagtctaacaaaattgaattttttattttatgattttttggtgatttattatgatttttcaaagattcaacggaaataaataaaaaagaaaaagacaaaaccaccctctaaaaccactcgagggggttatttgaccggttttgaaagttcagggggtagaatatccggttttataatttgggggatgaagtattccacactagatagtttggggggttaCGTAGACTTTTTCCATTTTAATATATGTTCTTTCAAATGTATTTAGAAGCATGTCTTTATTGTTTACATTGTATGCTGTGAAGATCAAACGTATGATGCAAAACTATGCTGGTTTTTCTTGCACCCACACTGCTCGTTGGTTAAATGTGCTTAAATTAGTTCTTTAATTCCATTTCTGTTTTGCACTAATTGGTTTTCTAGACATTAGTTACTTTTTCCCACTTGCCCTCCCATCAATAGTGTTGACTTCAACTGATTGAAGGATGGGTACTTTACATTTTGAGCCTATATTGTGGTTAATTTTCTTTTAACTTAATATTTATTTTGTCTCCTAAAATTTTACACACATTAGAAAAAAATTGGACTGTTGGATTTAATAATTTTATTGCTGATGCTATCCAAGGAACCACTAACTACGTGAAAGCAAGATAATGTAGCCGGATGGAAGTCAAACTCAGATTGACTGTAATTCCTACCAGTAATTCCTAGAAGACATGGAGATAAAGCAGATGATCAAAGTGGAAACCCATAATGTATTCATGTTAGGGGTATAGATGAATGGATCTGTGTTGAATGCACCTTGGTTGCGAAGCACCAAGAGATGGGTGCTAGCTAACAATCCTATATATGCTCGGATGGATTTTTCTGTCTTTTTTTCCTTGGTAAATTTGGAATTTAAACTGATGTAAATACTAATTTATCTCACTTCCATTACCAGAGATTATGTGAATTATTTATTTTGTAAGGTAAGACTAATATTTGAAAGCAACCAAACTATCTGCTACTATGTGCAATTGCAAGAAGCAAATCATATTTACACATACTCCTCTATCCCAAAGTATAAgatatttgactttttttacctcaagtttgatcactcgtcttattcaaaaaaaattatgcaaatatagttaaatttaagtcattcttgaagaacttctaCTAATAAGTCAAGACATGACAAgaaaagtgatattttgcatataattttgaataagacgggTGGTAaaaaacttataatttgggatggattaaTAGTTATTTTTATGTGCATTATACTAGTGTAAAGGAATAGGTCAGTAGGAGTCTAAGGCTGTTGACCACCCAATAACATTTGTTCAATATACATTTGTGGATAGCTCTATCTCTGGTGCAAGGAACTAAGCTCCTGTTTTCTTTTTGCTCGATTCCAGATCAAGGGGGTAATTTTCAACTTTTGATCTGTTATGTTCGGGAAACATACAAGCGTAGGGAACGTGGCTGACCGTGGCCTAGCCTGTGCGCGGTCACCACGACGGGGTGTCCTGGTCGTTTACGACCAGTGGATAGTTAGGATACTTATCAGATTTGGTTAGTTATATTTGTTAGGAGATCTAGTTTGTTAAGTCATCGTTATGGAGTCATGTAAGGACTATAAGAGTCCCCATTGATTAATGAGAAGGGTATCTCCCTACGGGCACCTGGCTGTGCTTTCTGTCTGCCTCTGTTCTTGTTCTTGCTGCTCGGGATTGATCCTTGATCACGGCGCCCTCTTGCGCAAGGTCTCCCGCGCTCACGCTCCAGTCTCACCGCCCTACTTCCTGTGATCTAAAGCCCGACGTTCTACCATGATCAATGTTCATTGACTTCGGTtctaaataaacttgtttttatGGTAGTTGTAATTAAGCTTGTTTTTTCGTGGTTCTGATTTCATGACCCTGATCATGTATAGAGCACCCCCACCCCTTTCTTTTCGGTTTGGGTGGGTGTGGTTTTTAGTTTTTTCAGCTTGCTGGGTTTCCTTCTAAGCATGTCTTGTATTTCTCTATTTTAATGAAATGACACGCAAATCTCTTGCGAGGTTCGAGAGATTTATGCAATGAGTTAAGTGCATCACCAGTTTGTTATAGATTAAATAAGTGATCACTTGAACCGTTCTTCTAAATGCTCACTACTTTTTTTACTGATTACTGAAATGACATCACATGATTTTAGTGATGTGCATAGGGAAATATAACATATTATGAGGTACACGAGTTCTATATTCTTTTATTACGTGTCTGCTTATTTTTATGCTTTAATGTGTTAAATGGGAGCACCAAAGTAATCTACAACTTGCTTGGTTTTTGCAATCCATTCCATTCATTTTATCAGCCTTTCTGTCGGTTACATAATGTAGTAAGCAAAGCGTGTAGCTGTCTGGGTATGATAAACTTAATTAACAATATTAATTCTTGTAACTTTTAGTTTTTAATCCTTGAAAAAGGGcacgtactccctccgttccaaaaagAGTGACGTTTTTGACTTTCAGACATCGTGTTTGACCgtttgtcttattcaaaaattttatgtaaattataaaataaattagtCATGggtaaagtatctctaatgataaaataaatcttaacaaaatatataatatttatgtaaaaaatttgaataagacgaatgatCAAATAAGATGTCTGAAATTCTAAAACGACGCTCTTTTTAGGACGGAGGGAATACCAATTAGACAATTTTTCTCCTGTTTTGTTAGTAAGATAAGATAAAAGACAAGTGTGATTTATTCTGCAATTGCTAAATGGCACGATTAAGACCGAGGATACGGGGTACACGATAAGTAGACCACGACCAATAATAGACATGAGTTGTAAAAAGAAGTGTAAGATGACATGAGTTGTAAAATTAATAATAAATTTTAGGCGTGTCCTACTGACAGAACGGTTGCCATGTGGAAGGAAGATGACATGAGTGATTCCAATTCCAACTGTTGACCAGGGGAGTCGCCTTCCTGCGAGTGAGAGCCACCTCCGTGCGACAGTAGAGAGTCGTAGCTAGACCCGCCGCCGGCCCCCTGCCTTCTCTCCGGCGAGCTTGCCGGCGACAAGGAGGGCCGGTTCCTCCTTCCCCACCTCCTTTCTCCTCTATCCCTCCTTGTATTATTCCCTTAATGCTACAAGTTTTTAGTTGTGTTTTAGTATGGATCTCCGGCCTCCCTGTCCATGGAAGCCGTTTGAAGCTCTTGGGCGGAGTCGCTCTCGCCGCCGCCTGCTGCGTCGTCGTCGGCCTCATCGCCCTCTTCCGGCGACCGAGCACCTGCCCTCATTCGTCTGCACCGCCGCATCCGGTGGTGGCTGCAATCGAGCGCTTCAGGGCTCGTACATACTCTGACTTGCAAAGACCGCCACGGCACCTACATGAGAAATATGGGGACATAAAATAGCTGAATATTAGATAGAGAAAACGGTATCTTGTGAGCTAATGGTTTCTCAGGATAAGCATAAAGGTACACTGAATTCCTTCAACTGGAACATCAAATGGCCTAAGTTAAGCCCAACCACGAAATATCAAACACGCAGTTCTTCAAGCATTAGAAAGCAGTAATGCAAACACCTGCTTCGAGGATGTAACAAGAAACACCTTTCATATGCATTCATGTCTAATAATCAGGGAATAAGTATTGAGTTAGCAAATGCTACCAGTAGATCTTCATATTTCTTGTTGAATTCTGCTTCAGTATTAGACGAATCCCATTCAATATTGTACTCTTGGGCAATAGCCTTCAAGACTTTTAGCTTTGATTCACCTGATGGAGCCTTCACCGAGAGCTTTTTGATTATCTGTATAAAAGATGCACAATAATTGTAACTTGTAAGAGCAAACAATTCTGAATTCTGAAATAGAAAAGGCACATGTTTGAGTTTGAGCTTCCACTTACTGTGTGGTTGACACCGCTGTCAGGGCGCAATTCCATAGCACCAGCAACAAACTCCTTCCCATACTTGGTGGTAAACAAATTACGGAGATGCATTAGCTCAGGCAAGTCTGAACATCTTCCTGATGCAAAGATTATACTAGCAATTGCTTCACGCAGTTCTAAGGGGCATTCCCTGCTCCATGATAATAGGTGTTAACTATATTCTGTTAAGTGACAAAGAAAGAATCTTGAGCCATGGCTTAGAAATTGTAATTCGATCACAGTTCATAGTGCGAACCTACTTTTGGACCTCAACAATTGGGACTCTTGCCAGAACAAATTCACAGAAAAGCTCTACGATCTCGTAGGAAGCCAATATATTTTGCTCCCGAATAATGTGCTCCACCTATGATTAATAATGATACCATTAGAAACTGttaagaacaaaaaaaaaaggaaaagtccAAATTACTCGCCCCCACCGCACGTGagcgagagggagggagggagggagagcatTATCTTACAAAAATACAGTGAATTTTTCATCATTATTTTTAGATAGGTTTTGTATCTAGGTTAATTATTACAAGATGTACTAACCTATAAATAATAATAGCGAAATATTTATAATGTATTTTTCTAACACAAGTTATGATGTTCTCTACACTACAAAAGTTGAACTAAACACTCAGCTTGTACGAAAGAACAAAAATGGCAATTAAGGGGTAGATTTTACCAATTGAAATTGTTGGGGAAGGGGGTGTAGATTGAACAAAAAATTGGTTCAGGAGGTTATCCAAACAATGTTCATATGTGGAGCGAGTAATTTAGTCCTTTTCCAATATAATAGTGAGAACTATGCCAAGGATGCTATAACTCCAACTTACTCGAATCCTTGCAATCGATTCCTGGCCAGTCTGAAGATATTGAACCATTTCTTTGCGCATATTTATTAGTTGTAACTCCCTCCTGTTGCGCAGCAGCTCTTGATCCTCGAAATGACGAGATGTAAACATGTTTTGCTACATAAAGCACAGAAAATAAGTTAATTAAAGATTTAAACAGCAAGAACTTTTGTTTCCTCCAAATCACACAATGTTTGTGAATGGATAACACTGTAAGCACTAGCACAGAACATCAACTGACACTGGGTAAGAACATAGTAATATACTAATTCCTCGTGACCAATGATCAATTCCATAACAGAAATAAAGTAAGTCATCAAATTCCATCGGCTTTTGTTTAAGCAGTGGACCTATGGCCACAGGGGTACTTACTAATTTATTTTTTCCAGCTCAATACTAGTCAATTTCCGTGGGTTCATGGTGGATTCAGATATCTTTACTGAAGCAGTCATCCTTACTACCAAAAATGAAGCTTTCCATTACCGTGTTAAATTAAGAGCATATAACATCTTCAACAACATGTGGAAGCCCTGAAGCAAGATGTCTTTCATCCTAATTCACATTTCAGGCATACATTGAATTGCACCACAACATCTAACATGCCAACATATAGAGAATTAAAGTGCCAATTCGCTTTTCTATGAGAGAGAAGGGGCGAAGAAAGGAAAGACTCGTATCCTTCGGATATCTCATGAGAAAGCACACTAAAATTCACGATCTTAGAAAGTTAAAATACACCCTTTAATCGAAACGGGGAATTACCATTTTGTGCCGAAGCCCGAAGGTGGATCGGTTGAAGAGCGAGTTAAGAGACGACATCGTCGGCAGCTTCGCCAAGGCTGCCCCGCAGATGTTAACAGCTTGATGTCAGTAGCGTGCGAACAAGGTTGCTGAAGAATCTGAGGTCGGTCCCGAGCTTACGGGCCGAACTAAGGTTGCTGAAACCACTGAGGCGCTAGACCACGCACGCTTGCCGGCGGTGGAGGTGAGAGATCCAGCCTAACAAGCGCGCACGGGTATGATGGCCGCCGGCTTCGGGTGGAATCTAGCGCAGTCGGGACTCGGGCGTGGTGGTTGACTGACCGTGCTAAAGCGATGAGGCAGAGATGTAGGAGGTGCCGTACCGAGGGCAAGAGCGAGAGGGGCGCCGCCTGCCGCCGGGGACGGAGGCGATTGGAGATGTCACTGGGAGGTGGGAGGAGTCgacgttttctttttttttttaagagtCGACGAGGATTGAGGAAAGATggatgtttttttaaaaaaaatcccccaaaaatgtttttttatatttactAATTGAGTGAAACAATGGGTTTCTAAGTACGTGCTCAGCCAATTTGCAAATACATAGCTAGATGTAGCTTGTAAATAAtgataaaaaaaactttagagCTAACTAGGTTCTCTGTAGCAGCTCATACTATATACTCCCTCTGATTGCTTTATGCCATATAATCCCTCCGGTTTCCTAAAAAATGTTGTTTTAGACAACACCACAGTCTCAAAAAACCAACTTTGACCGTTACTTTTTGCTATACAATATAGTCAatatatacttttatgaaactacattTCAGATGAATCTCCATCACTTTCATGTTTCTAAACTCAACCCAAAAGAATTTATTtgtagtcaaagtttaaaatattTGATTTAAGACAACCTCAAAACGATACTCTTTAGGAAACCGGATGCAGTataatataatatttttatGCTTTGACATATGACATAAGTACGGGTATGACCGGTATCTCTTGTGGTTGAAGCATTTTAAAGGGTTAGATCTTGAGTTGTGCTTTTTACAGCGTAAGTACTTTATTCTTTTTCACAGTGTAAGTACTTTATTGCTATTCAAAGTGGTTTAATATCTTAATGCACCTaactataatataatataattcttctttCGTAAAAAAAAACCGTGCTAGATTTTCATTGGACAAAAGTATTTCTAGAAAAATACTATGCTATATAAACAGCTATTTTACCAGGTATTGTCGTTGTGGGGGAAAATCCCGCATGGGTACCATCTTCTTAGCAGATTTATATTAAACCTTGGTTTGAGGACTGACCATTGTAAGAAGTACCAACGAAATTATACAATGCGGTGTCCGCAATTTAACAAAGAAAAAACACTTAAGAACGTCAACAAGATAGCAAGCACGTACAACTAATTAAATTCGAGAGATACTTATCTCTGCATACCATGACAAAAATTAAAGcacttttttctcgaatactCAAACAAAATTTAAAGCACTAAAAGTCCTATAGTACCCTAAGGAACTATAAATCCAAAACAATGGATTAGGACATTAGCGGCTATAGGCAAAAGGTATTTAACAGTGTGAATCTAGCCATGAAATAATGTCGTTAATGGCAGTTGAAATCCGGTCATCTGGCTCTCCCTCTAAGATTGAGTGGTAGCTGCCTTCATAGAGCTTGAGGGTCTTGTCCTTCGTGCTGGCTTTCTCATAAGGAATTTGCTGACATGAGGATCGGTTACCATGTCTGCGCGGCTCCATGAAGAATCAGCAATGGGGAGGAGATCTATATAGGAATATCATAAAAAGTGTTTTTTGTGTTAGGTACTTCAACGAGAAGGAATGTACATATAAAAAACAACGAGAAGAAATGTCCCATGACTTGCATCCAGATCATGTCTAAACATATAAAACAGAGAGCTCTAGATCCATGAAAAAAAGTTGCAAGCGATAGTGACCTTCTCCAACTGTGCTTCAATGTCCTTCGTGGATTTTAAAAGTTCAACTGCTGTTCTTAATCTCATTTGGTCAGAATATGAGATGGCATTGTACTCAGCCTGAAAATGAAAATGCCAAGGTAAATAACTTCAATAAATATTTCAACCAGCAGTGCTGTATTGATTCATTTTCTAGAGTTAACATAAATTATCACTAGAAGGTTATGGAAAAAGGCAAATTGTACGAGACTTAGTCTTGCACATACGATTAAAATACTGCAAAGCGAGGCAAACCACAAAATACACATGGATACTAGGATATATGCTAGATGTTACATAACATTCGTGCAAATCAAGTTGAAGATACTAACTTTGCCTCAGGAAACTGTGCAAGAAACTTACTACTTTCCTTTTCCTTGGATCTCTAAATGCCAAATCTCCTATATCTTTCTGCGGAAATAACTTCGCCTCAGGAAGAAGACATGACAATATGCTCAGTGCCTTCAATACAGGTGCAGGTGGTGTTACATCTTCTGAAATCTTGCCAAAGAAAAGCCAGGATCTTATAAAATCACTGAACAAGAATGAggagagaaaaataaataaagtacgCAAATCCTTGGGCTTTAAAAACATGCAAAAAGACTTCGAAGGGAGATTCCGACACCAGTTGCTAGCTATCTTGACAGATGAGTAAAGAAAGTCCAGATAGTTTCTTCGTGCATTCTTCAGATTAGTTGTCCTAACATAAGTAAAActggaaaaaaaataaatttggcATGGACTTAGTAATTAGTAGTAACTATGACATAAATTGCTTTGCAAACATATCAATAAGAAGTCATTTCTTGACCACCAGCTCCCAAATTTCACCTACCCTATATTTCGACCTACTGTCAACTGTGAACTACAATCCACTATTGTGCGCTAGCACAGTAGCACTAGTCATGATTGGATAGTTACTGGACAGTGAAAAGTATACACACCTTACACTAACAACAAAGGGATGCAATTGCGGTAATGATATCTATAAGACGTCCGTCCGTCCGGACATTGCTGTCCACTCATTTTATTGCTCCCCCACGTCTTCTTATCCACTCATTTTTTTATCCCCACTCTTCTCTCACATCTCGCTGCCACTTCCACCGTTCGCACCATGCGGACGCACTTTCTGCCATGCGCGAGCCGCTCCTCCCTGCttttctccctccctccccgctACGACCCACACGCCCTCCATGCCGCCGGAGTAGAGCACGACGGTGGCAGCTTTCAATGAGCGGCGCAACTCCCTTCCTCCCTGCTCTTTCTCCCTCGCTCTCGTGACCTCCATGCATCTGGAGATGGAGACAACGACGCGGCTCCGACGAGGTAGGTGGGGAGGGATTTGGATCCGAAGCCTTTCTCTCCCTTTTCCCTCTCTCCTCTTGTGGATCTGGATCTGAACCCTCCtctgctcctcctccacctcttGCTCCTCCTGCTCTTCCTCTGGATCTAGATCTATGGGATATTGTGTTGGCTAGGGTTTCGGCGAGCTCTTGGGATTCAGTGCTCGTACGTGTTGTAATGGTGTTCTCTGGTTTTTTGCAGTATGTTTTTCAGGTGATGTTGCAGTAAGATAGGGTTCCGGCGAGTTCTCAGGTTCAGATCTCATCATTATTGCAATGGTTCTATCTAGACGTTGCAGTAGATTTTAGTCGTTGTTGCAGTTTTGTGTTTTGAGATGTTGTTTCAGTTGCTTCAGTCTGCATGTTGTAGTAGTTTGTTTTATGTTGTTACAACATTTGTTCGGTGTTTTTGTAGTACTATGTCCATGGTGTTTTAGTTGCTCCATCCAATGCTTTAATCTGCACTGCTGTATTAGTTGTTGCATGTTGTTGCAACAGTTGGTCGATGTTGTTGTAATACTATGTATATGGTGTTTTGGTTGCTCCATCCAATGCTTCAACATATGTTGTTGTATTAGTTGTTACATGTTGTTGCAACAGCCGTTCTTTGTTGTTGTAATACTATATTTATGGTGTTTCAGCTGTTCTATCCAATACTTCAATCTGTATGTTGTAGCAGTTGTTTGCATGTTGTTGCAGCAGTTGTTCTTGTTTGTTGTAGCAGTATGTCAGGTGTTGTTGTACTATTATACATATTGTGTTGCAGCATCAAGTATGGGGATAGGTTGTAGGGACGAGTTAGCGACAGGCAGATCTGCTAGGGGCCGACAAAGCGAGGGGCGGGACGGATCCCATGCTCGTGGGGGCGGAGAATGGGCTCCTTGCGCGGGGAACAGACGAAGTCCGGTCCTCTATGTGGGGCGAGCGGGGCAGGGGTAAGTTGGTTGGGAGGGAGCGGATAAGAAACAGTCTTGCGGGCGGGGCGAGTGGGGCAGAGGTGAGTTGGTTAGAGGCGGATggggttttctttttttctgtGGCACGGGTGGGGGGGCTCGGCGTCCGGACGCGTTGTTGGCGCCTTATGTTCAGGCGCTAGCAGTACCGTAATAGCTAGTACATTTCGATAACTTTCAACCTTCGTCTTTGAAAAGTTTTAAGACTCCAAAATTTTGGGAGCTGCCACTTGCCACCATGGAAAACGGAAGTTTTCACGAATAACAGGGTAGGTAAGGCGCTTACGTTGTGGCGAGTTCCCTAGTACACCTTTCTGGGGTTACCCAGCCCGACGAAGAGCCATGGCTTccgcgcgccgccgtcgcctGTGCCCATGGCTGATGAAGAGGCTGCCCGACAGGACACGGAGGACGCTAGGGTGCATCTTGTCCTTGCGCGGGGGTGTAAGAAAAGAGGAGATGGAAGGCGCGACGCCGAGGCGCCAGAGAGCAGCCGcatcgccgccgccaccaccgcagCGCCACTGGTAGGATATTTTActagggccgtgtttagttcccaatgtgaaaaatttcacgacactgtagcattttcgtttgtttgtggtaattattgttcaaccatgaactaactaggctcaaaagattcgtctagtaaatttcgactaaactgtgcaattagtttttattttcttctatatttaatagtttatgcatgcgtctaaagatttgatgtgacgaaaaatcttgaaaaattttagatttttaggtggaagtaaacaaggcccaactgaGCCCCACGGCAAAATGGAGAAGGATTTGGTTGGGCCTTTTGGAGGCGTGGGACGGGTTGGGATTGTCACACTAGACTTCTTTCTTGGGGCTTTAGTCCAGGTTGGACCGACAGCCCGGCTATCAAATACTGTTAAATGATTAATTTTGAATTTAGCAAAAATATACGTGTTCCTCAAGAGAAAAAAAGAGCACAAATATACGTATGCTTTGGATTGATATAGttttaaatataaaaatacAAATAAACTATTTTTTAGAGACAGTTATTAAACCCAAGAGCCCCCTAAAATGTCATTTTTAGAGACAGTTAACAAACCTAAAGATAAGTTGTTTTTGCCCAATACTAACTTGCCCTTCATTGTTAGCAGAATTCAGATCTTCCACCGTTCCACTCCGTCGTTGCCGGTTTGCAGACGGACTTTCCCGTTGAAATGACAATTAGTCAGTGAGTTCCCATGTACGCTCTTCTCTGATCTCTGTACTCCCATCCCTCTCAAGTCTCAAGTGCTACTAAACATGTACAGTATGATTGAGACGCTAGTTTTTAGTAGCTTGCGTTCAGGCTCAACCCTTTAATTTCCAACGTTCGAACCCGTCAAATGGTTCTAAATCTATCTTGTGTGTATCGGTCCATGTTCAGGTCAAGTACACGATGACTTGAGCCATGCGAGCGTGTGGTTTGGAGTGGCCGCTCGGGGAGTGCTTGACGCTCCCGTTTTCAGT is part of the Sorghum bicolor cultivar BTx623 chromosome 10, Sorghum_bicolor_NCBIv3, whole genome shotgun sequence genome and harbors:
- the LOC8076192 gene encoding LOW QUALITY PROTEIN: IST1-like protein (The sequence of the model RefSeq protein was modified relative to this genomic sequence to represent the inferred CDS: deleted 3 bases in 2 codons) yields the protein MSSLNSLFNRSTFGFGTKCKTCLHLVISRIKLLRNRRELQLINMRKEMVQYLQTGQESIARIRVEHIIREQNILASYEIVELFCEFVLARVPIVEVQKECPLELREAIASIIFASGRCSDLPELMHLRNLFTTKYGKEFVAGAMELRPDSGVNHTIIKKLSVKAPSGESKLKVLKAIAQEYNIEWDSSNTEAEFNKKYEDLLVPWRSLQVRVCTSPEALDCSHHRMRRCRRMRAGARSPEEGDEADDDAAGGGESDSAQELQTASMDREAGDPY